The following proteins are encoded in a genomic region of Sesamum indicum cultivar Zhongzhi No. 13 linkage group LG8, S_indicum_v1.0, whole genome shotgun sequence:
- the LOC105167632 gene encoding muscle M-line assembly protein unc-89-like: MAEESSDPLVTSEEKVFNSMNLGINSGGNPRSLNNVCRRASVGSYRAGNNARRRHSACSNSENVSRRVVPRYLRASTGSCHDLCKFGRRQSCEEKVKKPLRRRTAKISPNELLPVVIVAAGKQKTEKVIKHEPPADLKKRLRVVKPSPDAKSYSSKFKASMDAKVCSPTQNASSSNETRLPNSPTKKSTPSHPTAIIKRGILSPYEKVEVPLKEANSIERKISRTGKKTYDQSLKCTSVKSESINVKRSPASDNLDGVLGKGRRNSVVKSSRGMTASTASARRASVTPAAPLFPKSSPSKTASIIARKSGRVKLLSPLKVRTRIQRTATETSNNENSEKTLLVITMGTEKLEDIPDDHAIASLSSSSSPKSLSHAKSASSLSCEVEEEEVKYSGHKADELVSDNTVSNENGSVLAVKENQDKTSRMGTENNSLESIPDYHVIPALSSPSSPKSLSHAKSPSLLSHEEDNEETKNNGNKAVEFVLEKTISVEIGNTQTIKENQNKMPGIRTEKRALESIPEDHATALPSPSSPKSLSHANSPSLEEHDVIKHNGNEADGSVSNNIVSVEIGNVQPLMGDQKKTMRKSRLVLSEDKYCSPLKLRFRSGKVVDLPSENNTPRRLIFRRSRSSGNKAAEGFVSDNKKSVEMGTLEPVRENQDKILRKSRVVVSEHKPRSPVKSFRNQQAVDVHWGNNSTRILRFRRPKVVWPEDGKVDLKRRICKKTGDKDDAAGAELCSGKVILKHQDVQGKTDVKILLNNVLEETASKLVESRKGKVKALVGAFETVISLHERKRTLSVVS; the protein is encoded by the coding sequence ATGGCTGAAGAAAGTAGCGATCCACTAGTAACTTCAGAAGAAAAGGTCTTCAACAGCATGAACCTGGGCATAAACTCTGGTGGAAATCCACGTTCTCTCAACAATGTTTGTCGCAGAGCATCTGTTGGTTCCTACCGTGCAGGGAACAATGCAAGGAGAAGGCATTCTGCGTGCTCCAATTCTGAAAATGTAAGTCGTCGTGTGGTTCCCCGTTATCTCAGAGCTTCAACTGGTTCTTGCCATGATCTCTGTAAATTCGGAAGAAGACAATCATGTGAAGAGAAGGTGAAGAAACCTCTGAGAAGAAGAACTGCGAAAATTTCACCAAATGAGCTGCTTCCTGTAGTGATTGTAGCTGCGGGTAAGCAAAAGACCGAAAAAGTTATCAAGCATGAGCCTCCTGCTGACTTGAAAAAACGTTTGCGTGTGGTGAAGCCTTCTCCAGATGCCAAATCctattcatcaaaattcaagGCATCGATGGATGCAAAAGTTTGTTCCCCAACGCAAAATGCTTCATCTAGTAATGAGACTCGCCTTCCAAATTCACCTACTAAGAAATCCACTCCATCACATCCCACTGCAATTATCAAGAGGGGAATATTATCGCCatatgagaaagttgaagtTCCTTTAAAAGAAGCCAACtctattgaaagaaaaatatcaagaacaGGTAAAAAGACATATGATCAGTCCCTGAAGTGTACTTCTGTCAAGTCAGAATCAATTAATGTTAAACGATCACCAGCTTCTGACAATTTAGACGGTGTACTTGGAAAAGGGAGACGAAACAGTGTTGTCAAAAGTAGTCGAGGAATGACAGCATCCACAGCATCAGCAAGGAGAGCATCAGTAACTCCTGCTGCACCTTTGTTCCCTAAATCTTCTCCCAGTAAGACAGCATCCATTATAGCAAGAAAATCTGGAAGAGTAAAATTGTTGTCTCCTCTGAAAGTTCGGACTAGGATACAGAGGACTGCGACTGAGACATCCAATAATGAGAATTCTGAGAAGACCTTACTGGTCATCACCATGGGAACAGAGAAGTTGGAAGATATCCCAGATGACCATGCCATTGCATCACtgtcatcttcatcatcaccCAAGTCTTTGTCTCATGCAAAGTCTGCATCTTCGTTGTCTTGTGAAGTAGAAGAGGAAGAGGTCAAGTACAGTGGTCATAAGGCAGATGAACTTGTGTCTGACAACACCGTATCTAATGAGAATGGCAGCGTACTAGCTGTGAAAGAGAATCAAGACAAGACTTCTAGAATGGGAACAGAGAACAATTCTTTGGAATCCATCCCAGATTACCATGTCATTCCAGCACTGTCATCTCCATCATCACCGAAGTCTTTGTCTCATGCAAAGTCTCCATCTTTGTTGTCTCATGAAGAAGATAATGAAGAGACCAAGAACAATGGTAATAAGGCAGTTGAATTCGTCTTGGAAAAGACCATATCTGTAGAGATAGGCAACACACAAACTATCAAAGAGAATCAAAACAAGATGCCTGGAATCAGAACAGAGAAAAGGGCATTGGAATCAATCCCGGAAGACCATGCGACTGCACTGCCATCTCCATCATCACCCAAGTCTTTGTCTCATGCAAACTCACCATCTCTAGAAGAGCATGACGTGATCAAGCACAATGGTAATGAAGCAGATGGATCTGTCTCTAACAACATCGTATCTGTAGAGATTGGCAATGTACAGCCTCTGATGGGAGATCAGAAGAAGACTATGAGAAAGAGTAGGTTGGTTCTTTCTGAAGATAAATATTGCTCACCGCTGAAGTTAAGGTTCAGGAGTGGGAAGGTAGTGGACCTTCCCTCAGAAAATAACACTCCCAGGAGACTCATATTTAGGAGGTCTCGATCCAGTGGTAATAAAGCAGCAGAAGGCTTTGTCTCTGACAACAAGAAGTCTGTGGAGATGGGCACTTTAGAACCTGTGAGAGAGAATCAAGACAAGATTTTAAGAAAGAGTCGGGTGGTTGTTTCTGAACATAAACCTCGCTCTCCAGTGAAGTCATTCAGGAATCAACAGGCAGTGGACGTTCACTGGGGCAATAACAGTACCAGGATACTCAGATTTAGAAGGCCAAAAGTCGTCTGGCCTGAAGATGGCAAGGTTGATTTGAAGAGGAGAATCTGTAAAAAGACTGGAGACAAGGACGATGCAGCCGGTGCGGAACTTTGCTCTGGCAAAGTTATCTTAAAGCACCAAGATGTGCAAGGGAAGACAGATGTTAAAATCTTGTTGAATAATGTCCTTGAAGAAACAGCAAGTAAACTTGTTGAAAGCAGGAAAGGCAAGGTTAAAGCCTTGGTGGGAGCATTTGAAACAGTGATCTCTCTGCATGAGCGTAAGCGTACTTTAAGCGTTGTCAGTTGA